In Lactuca sativa cultivar Salinas chromosome 5, Lsat_Salinas_v11, whole genome shotgun sequence, the DNA window GCGTCAATTATAAAAGTTTACAACCTTTTTTTTGTCGTTGATCGTTTTAAATTCTAACGTTTTGGATTGGTTCCTTTGTTTCTATTgaacttttctctctctctctctctctctctctctctctctatatatatatatatatatatatatatatatatatatatatatatatatatatatatatattacacgcaaaagaaaaaaataataataataaatgtttattttgtCTGTCACTATCTATTAAGACATAAGATGACATTACCTTTTAGAGAGTAGTTCATAATGACATTGAGTTCGGAAAGATAACATTTTGAAAGGGGATGTCTTTGTCCATTCGGATAATGTTCTTTTTCCTGGACATCATTACCCTCCATGGTAGAAAATGATCTCCCACAGAACACATTTCATAAAATAAGATTATAAAGGTAGAAATGTAACCCTGGTTGGTTGTCAGTATTGGTATGTTGATTGAAAGCAATATGTTTGCGTATGGCTTTAACTTCGTGCGATCTCCTCCAATCAAAGAATGTGTCGATGATATATTGTTCTTTAATTgtaaatatatttataatttgaatatataattaaaacaatataaaaATATGTCGACTTTATAATCTATTATGTCACGTTTGAATAATTAAGTGCACATTATTCAGTGGACATCTATTTTTCTATTGAAAACAGGAAAATGTGTGGCTATTATTAGTTGGCGCCTTGATTTTAATGGTATTATAAGAGTTTTTGAATAATGTTATCGTCGTATTGTTTACAATTAAATAGACTTATTCTATTGCACGCGCAATGCACATTTCTGAGTTTTCATATAAAAGTCTTATTTAGAATTTCATAGTGTTCAATTTATTATAGATGCCTTTATAAAAGTCTGAATaacttatataaaattaattataaaacattATTATAAAATGGTACTATTTCTaataaaaatatacaaaatattaatttattttatgcaaAAGCATTAGAGTATCAGTGGGTGTAAAAGACTAAAAGTGGTAATTTGCGTCCACCAATTATAACATTGAGGAGTCGACGAGCATGATGAAGTTAGGGAATTTTACATATATAGTTAAAGATTGTGAATTATTTTTGAAATGTGATAATGTCAATAATAGCTTTTAACAATACTTTTTTCTTAATAAGACCTGCATACATGACCCATATAATACAGAGCAATAATTAATATTACAATAATTAGTATTTCCTTAATACTACATTTAATCGTTTTTACAATGAAAAAACACAAACGCAAACACAATTTACTTGGGTTGTGTAGACAAAAAAccaacaaacatttacattgcACAAACAAAATCCCCACTTGTATcgacatcatcatcatcttcaagcTCATCATTACTATCTATTTCATCATCAAGATCCACACTCCCTCCTACAAATTGGCCCTCCTGTTTGCCACTCATTCCACCTTTTCTCGCCTCTTGTATTATCGATATTACTTGTTCGATACTTTGCAACTCTGTATTCGCCTTCATGACTTCTACACCAGACTCTTCCTCATCTGTAAACTCAGCCGGCATGTTCTTCATGAACCATGGATGCTTCTTTATTTCCGCAATTGTTATTCTCTGCTTACAAAAcaaactattattattaatattattgttattattattattattattatatattgtgTTGCATCATAATGCATTTTGAATGCCTGCCTTAACCACTTGAACAAGCACATCGAGTTGTCCTGACTTACTCCAGTAGTCCAGTAAATTATATATGAGTGTTTGTTTTCCAATTAGTACAAGAAAGAACGACTTTTAAGGTTTTATATATGAGGCATTTCCCGTTAAGTTCTATATTGTGTACCTTTTCTGGGCTATCTACGAATATCCGAGATAGAAGATGTTTGCAGTCCATGGAAACTCGAACATAGTCTGGAATGGAGTATTGCACGCCAAGTATCCGCTGTACAACAATAGAATGAACACTCGTTACATTAAAAAAGAAACTTTAATTAGGCTTTGCATGTTACACAATACAGTATAACACAATAAGCCGGAACAAGACAAAACAAAATAAGTCGTAGTGCTTTGAAATATATAGATTCTAAGAACTACGTCTACGACCAATATAAATGGGACGAAAACTACAAATTTTTGTTCTTTCAAAAAAGTGGCGCAAAATCAGGATCTCGATCTCTTAtgtgcaaaaaaaaaattaacctaGCTCGATCCTCCTCCTCCTCGTCACAATTAATACCAACGAAATTGCATGAAAGAAGTTGTCGGTTTACTCATGATTTATAAATTAATGACTCACAGTTAGTGTTTTTCTGAAGTTTCTTGGATCATCCGGATCTTCAAAAGGATAAGCACCAACCAGCATGACATATAATGTAACCCCACAAGACCAAACATCTGCAatctatatacatataaatatatataattgtttgTGTAGCTAGCTAAACCAACTAACAACAAAATGTGAACAAgcacaataagaaaaaaaaaaaaaaatgttagttaAAAACTTGTACGTAGCTTTCGAAACCTTACCTTGCCATCATACTCTTTTTTGGACAAGACTTCTGGTGCGATATATGCAGGCGTCCCAACTGTTGATTTGGGCTGGGAATGTAACACCGACGACTGCAtggaaaattaattaattaattaagttaTATCGTATGATGCCTGCAGAAGATCATAATTATactatttgtaatttcttacctTAGAATATCCGAAGTCGCAGATTTTAAGGTGGGTTGTAGTAGAGCTCTCGTCCAAGAGCGTGTTCTCGAGCTTCAGATCTCTATGACAAATTTTCTGCaccaattaattaattaattaattagtatCAAACAATAACTCGGCtgacatgtatgtatgtatgtatgaataAGATTACCATTGAATGGCAGTAGCTGACTCCTGATATGAGTTGCCGGAAATAAAATCTTGCCTGAacaaaaatatatatagattAGAAAGTAACAAACTTCATTTTCTTTTTTCGGAAAAGATGGAAATTTATAATTGTCATGTTTGATTAATTGGTACCTCATCCTCACTGAATCTACCGGCCGTACATATTCTCTCGAAAAGCTCTCCACCGGCGGCATACTCCATGACTATGGCGAGATGAGTCTCTGTTAGTAACACCTACAAATTCTATCCAAAAGTCAACCCTTTTGACATGAGAAAATGGAAACTCAAATCAAGACACATATTGAGAAGAATACAGAAGAAAGCCAAACAAAAACTCGAATAAAACTTGAAAACAAACGTAATAAATTATTGGAGAACTACCTCTTTGAATCGAATTATATTAGGGTGTTTGAGTGACCTGTGGTTCAAAATCTCTCTTTCTACATGTTCATCAATCTGCGAAAATTTTCTGAATCACCATacgacataaaaaaaaaaaaaaacttgcagATTCAAGTAAAGTAAAACCCCAAGGTTCagaagagagaagaagaagaaccttTTGGCCTCTGTCGATGTATTTGACAGCGAAAAGCTCACCGGAAGACTTGTCTTTAACAAGCTTCGCAACTCCAAAATTCCCAGATCCTATGTCTTTCACTATCTCATATCTTTCCATTACAACTTTTAATGCAAGAAAAAGTGCCAACAAGAAGTTGTCAAAGTCTTTGcaatcttgaaaaaaaaaatacaatctgGTTCAACATGCATTTGTAGAGAGTAGTGGAAGAGGAGGGCAGCAGACGTGGCAAGTTGTTAGTGGTTGGCTTTTATAGTATTAACCAGTTGTCACCGACGTGCGTTGGGGACCTACATATGCAAACGttatgaaattattttattcTCTCATCCATATCAGTTCGACTACACTATTTCTTGGGTTTTCATTTGACTATTGGGTTTAATAATAATGTGTGTCAGGTTGTGCGAATTTTTCGTTGGATTTTTTCAACATGAGAAATAATGATACTTAATGAGTTCATAATAGCAGGTGATATTAGGCCGGTAGGTGTGGATaatatgttattacatgttaCCATATCAAAAAGTTGTCAGATCATCATTCTACTTATAATGAATGTTATAACACCAAAAGTGAAATGCACAACACCTAATAACATGTAATAACaccatttattttttattttattttgatgtttgtaaTTCCcatttttctattttgttttatttttttaatttatatcataataatttttttaaaaacacataaattaaataacacataattaaaataaatactaattaaaaactACATTCCATAGAaataaaaaacatagaaaaacaTAACCCACATTCCATCAAAAAAAAACATAGAccgaaaaaaaagagaaaaattacgaaaaaaaaaaacgaaaactaATCTTCGTCTAAATATTTTTGCTCAGTCTTCGCCTTTATTTTTCGTAGTGTCTCCAACCGTCTCAGTGGCAAATTATCTTCGCTAGTTTGAAGAATTGCCAAATCTTTCGCAATACGATCGTTCTCGGCTTCACGGCgtaaaaactcaaaatgttcCCGTTGCAAATCATATCTTTTACGTGCGACTTCGTTGTGCTCGTCAATTTTTTTTCATCTCGCCTTGCTCTCGTCGTCTACTTTCGGCATCATTCGCGTGTCGTTGAACACGCCTCGCTTTGTCGCGGCCTATTGGTCGTCGAGGCGAAGACATCTCTTCAACGTCGTTCAAGTCGTCCGGTATCTCATCTGTGTCCGCATTGAGATCGATGTTCATGTGTGCGTCCGAAACATCAACCGAGCCCGAGCTGCGCGAACTCTTCGATTGTTGTTCCGTAAATGTGTCTGTTTTATTCCACTTTGGGTCTTCCTTCACAATCTCCCAAATTTTTTCGTGCTAAAAAACGTGAGTAGTTTCCACGTGATATTGCTCCCTCGCCGCTTTATAAACGTCAAAATCGGTTGCTCCACTTTGCTTGTGCGAAGAAAGTTTGTTGTAGATGGCGTTAAACTTGGTGCACTTCTTGCTAATTTGTGTCCACTTGCTACTCAACATGTCGTGGTTGCGGTAGTTTTCATCTTTATTCAAAAGGGCACGAAATTTTCCGATAACCGCTTCCCAAAAAGCAACTCTTCGCATGTCGTTCCCTTGCGTTGGATTTTCTGATGTCCCGCACCAAGCCACCGCCAACGCGTATTCCTTGTCTGCAGTCCACCATGTCGGAGGTTCGTCTTCCGATTGCTCCACCGCAACCGCTTTCCCTTTCTTTCGTCCTCTTCCTTTTTGAGTTGTTTTTTTCccgctcccccccccccccccccccccgcgcttGCGTCTCGAGTACAGTTTCTTGGGTGGGTTGTGGTTGTGTGACATTTTGTTGCATTGTGGAAAATGGGTTGAAAATGTTTTGTGGAAGGTTTGTAGTGAAATGAGGTGGGGGTGAGACGGAATTGAAGAAGTTGCCTTGTGTGTTGAGAATGTTAGCATACATTTCGTATTGTGCGAAACCTCTAAGAGGAGGAGTATTGGGGTTTTGATCCGTAGTTGGGAAAACAATTTCTTTTTGAAGCTTTGGGAGTAAAAATTTGGGatgaatatgtatatatatatagtggaaAGATGGAAAAAAtcggaagtttttttttttttttatacattttagaCCGTTTTTTAACGgtcaaaaaatcaaaatgttaccGTTGGAAACAAATTCGCTTCGTATTTCACCCGTTGTTGAGCGTTACCGGGGTAATGGGCCTTAACGTAACGCCAGATAACGTGACCCTGGCGCGGTGTGCAAGCCGTTACCACGGCGTTTTCTTCGATCCACGTCAGACTCGTCCTCGACGCCGTTTCCCGTACCGAGTCGTCTTATGGTTTATGTCAGATTTGGTATCAACTTGCCAATTTTTTATGCCACACAAATATTAATTAGTTGGGTGAAATTTATGTATTATACggttgattaaaaaaaagttaaatattaaagtataaatattaaatattttttaaagtaaattttgaaataaatacaaaAGAAATGATGAATAAATAATACAATCTATATGGCTGACAAATTAATTATAATCGAAAGTCATTACTTGATCATAATGACATTTATACCTTCAACACAATGCAAAAAAAGATGACAAAATTTGTGTAGCTAAAACTCAAGGAACCAACATCACATGTTGAAGCAACTTGTTATGAATTCAAACCACCATGCTAATGCCTAATAGTTGATGGATTATGAGCATATCTAtattcctatgtgatcatgcaaccctaattgttttggatctaagttttttttttattgaacatacaaatatgaacaccaaagcaataaccctagatctagcatacaattttcaaaTTCATGTATAAGAGTTGGGTTTGatcattacctcacttgttatgtacTAATAACGAGAAtcaccttgactcttgaaagcttagtgccctaagtgttgcacctctaatggagtcacaaaaacTCAATGCAAAGAATGACTTGGAGAGATAAGGAAATCAGTCAGGGTTCTCTTAGAAAGGCATAAGGCCAAAATTCCTTAGGTTAAGAGGGTTTATATAGTTgtggttgctagggttttcaggtggaaaccctaatttccttgcttaggccttaagtagTTCATGAACCTCCTTAATTAGAAGCCTTGGACAAGTTCTATAGGGcctcctatagatttcgtccagtcCTCCCAAAGGAGTCCATCAGCCCAACCTTGCAATTATCAGTGATTAGCAACACAACTCCTCATTTATTAATTAGTTCatttaatcccgaaattaatatcaaattaatttctggTTAATTactatgatttccaaataatatattaatcttataatatattaataaaatcattgtgagtaccaatttattattcatataataaatcctacttTCTCTCTC includes these proteins:
- the LOC111877699 gene encoding serine/threonine-protein kinase SAPK2 — encoded protein: MERYEIVKDIGSGNFGVAKLVKDKSSGELFAVKYIDRGQKIDEHVEREILNHRSLKHPNIIRFKEVLLTETHLAIVMEYAAGGELFERICTAGRFSEDEARFYFRQLISGVSYCHSMKICHRDLKLENTLLDESSTTTHLKICDFGYSKSSVLHSQPKSTVGTPAYIAPEVLSKKEYDGKIADVWSCGVTLYVMLVGAYPFEDPDDPRNFRKTLTRILGVQYSIPDYVRVSMDCKHLLSRIFVDSPEKRITIAEIKKHPWFMKNMPAEFTDEEESGVEVMKANTELQSIEQVISIIQEARKGGMSGKQEGQFVGGSVDLDDEIDSNDELEDDDDVDTSGDFVCAM